The Catenulispora sp. GP43 genome includes a region encoding these proteins:
- a CDS encoding ArsR/SmtB family transcription factor, which produces MSKKLLPLIEGEGEGDACATALVAEPLTEVEAAGLAAVFKALADPVRLRLFSLVASHAGGEACVCDLAASFDVTQPTISHHLKVLREAGLLDSERRGTWIYYRARPEALAQLSTLLAPGAVSA; this is translated from the coding sequence ATGTCGAAGAAGCTGCTGCCACTGATCGAGGGCGAGGGCGAGGGCGACGCCTGCGCGACCGCGCTGGTCGCCGAGCCGCTGACCGAGGTGGAAGCCGCCGGGCTCGCCGCGGTGTTCAAGGCGCTGGCCGACCCGGTGCGGCTGCGGCTGTTCTCCCTGGTCGCCTCGCACGCCGGCGGTGAGGCCTGCGTCTGCGACCTGGCCGCGTCCTTCGACGTCACGCAGCCCACCATCAGCCACCACCTGAAGGTGCTGCGCGAGGCCGGGCTGCTGGACTCCGAGCGCCGTGGAACGTGGATCTACTACCGGGCCCGCCCCGAGGCGCTGGCGCAGTTGTCGACGCTGCTCGCCCCTGGAGCGGTGTCGGCGTGA
- a CDS encoding MFS transporter, protein MPDYPWRLVGLLAITQTVGYGVLFYSFSVFLAPTATALHTSTTTVTGAMTASLLAAAVAAVPVGRWLDRHGGRALMALGSSAATLLAVFWSRVESVAELYIVWIALGVVCAGVLYEAAFPVVVSWFDAAHRARALLSVTVVAGFASTIFLPLAGWLNQTYGWRDAIAVLALGHGVLTIPLHLLVRRPPARAATSADPAPPRAEIIRHATHDPVFWLLGAAFIAQTCAVSAISVLLVSMLRSLGHSPGFAATTAGLLGVLSVTGRLATTAAGRRWTIGAVTAAAFAVQAAGALLLPVIGGTTVGAIGCVLAFGIGFGVSTIARPALLAERYGTTAFATLAAAWGAPLTFAKAVAPLGAVALWHVAGLATALDAAAACCLLGAVGLAVGDQLTRTQARARARARAQRPAETSA, encoded by the coding sequence ATGCCTGACTACCCGTGGCGCCTGGTCGGGCTGCTCGCCATCACCCAGACCGTCGGCTATGGCGTGCTGTTCTACTCCTTCTCCGTCTTCCTCGCCCCGACCGCGACGGCCCTGCACACCAGCACCACCACCGTGACCGGCGCCATGACCGCCTCGCTGCTGGCCGCCGCGGTGGCCGCGGTGCCGGTCGGCCGCTGGCTGGACCGCCACGGTGGCAGAGCCCTGATGGCCCTCGGATCGTCGGCGGCGACTCTGCTCGCGGTGTTCTGGTCGCGCGTGGAGAGCGTCGCAGAGCTCTACATTGTGTGGATCGCGCTCGGCGTCGTCTGCGCCGGTGTGCTCTACGAGGCCGCGTTCCCGGTCGTCGTGTCCTGGTTCGACGCCGCCCACCGGGCGCGGGCCCTGCTCTCGGTCACCGTCGTCGCCGGCTTCGCCTCCACCATCTTCCTGCCGCTGGCCGGGTGGCTGAACCAGACGTACGGCTGGCGCGACGCGATCGCCGTCCTCGCGCTCGGGCACGGCGTCCTCACCATCCCGCTGCACCTGCTCGTCCGCAGACCCCCGGCGCGCGCGGCGACATCGGCCGACCCGGCACCGCCTCGCGCCGAGATCATCCGCCACGCGACCCACGACCCGGTCTTCTGGCTCCTCGGCGCCGCTTTCATCGCCCAGACCTGCGCCGTCTCCGCCATCTCGGTCCTGCTGGTGAGCATGCTCCGCAGCCTCGGCCACAGTCCCGGCTTCGCCGCCACCACCGCGGGCCTGCTCGGCGTGCTGTCCGTGACCGGCCGTCTGGCCACCACCGCGGCCGGACGGCGCTGGACCATCGGCGCGGTCACGGCTGCGGCCTTCGCCGTCCAGGCCGCCGGCGCGCTCCTGCTGCCGGTCATCGGCGGTACCACCGTGGGCGCGATCGGCTGCGTGTTGGCCTTCGGCATCGGCTTCGGGGTGTCCACCATCGCCCGGCCCGCGCTGCTCGCCGAGCGCTACGGCACCACCGCCTTCGCCACCCTCGCCGCCGCGTGGGGAGCCCCGCTCACCTTTGCCAAAGCCGTCGCCCCGCTCGGCGCCGTCGCCTTGTGGCACGTCGCCGGCCTCGCCACGGCGCTCGACGCGGCTGCCGCGTGCTGTCTGCTCGGGGCCGTCGGCCTGGCGGTCGGTGACCAGTTGACCCGGACTCAGGCGCGGGCGCGGGCCCGGGCTCGGGCTCAGCGGCCGGCCGAGACAAGCGCCTAG
- a CDS encoding aquaporin, with the protein MNQLLARRAFAELLGTGLLVAVVVGSGIMAARLSPNDVGLELLENSTATALGLSVLILILGPVSGAHFNPVVTLGDFILGRRTGTGVDAKTVAAYIPAQIVGGIGGTILANLMFALPAVTASTHTRSSGHLWLGETVATAGLILLIFSLVRTGRGALAAPAVGAYIGAAYWSTSSTSFANPAVTIARAFTDTFAGIAPGSVGGFVAFQVIGAAVGVGLVVVLYPHAEKLDPIERAS; encoded by the coding sequence GTGAATCAGCTGCTGGCCCGGCGTGCCTTCGCCGAATTGCTCGGCACGGGGCTGTTAGTCGCTGTCGTGGTCGGCTCCGGGATCATGGCCGCGCGGCTGTCGCCGAACGACGTCGGCTTGGAGCTGCTGGAGAACTCCACCGCCACCGCGCTCGGACTCAGTGTGCTGATTCTGATACTCGGGCCGGTCTCCGGAGCCCACTTCAACCCGGTCGTCACCCTTGGCGACTTCATCCTGGGGCGGCGGACCGGGACCGGCGTGGACGCCAAGACCGTCGCCGCCTACATCCCGGCGCAGATCGTCGGCGGTATCGGCGGCACGATTCTGGCGAACCTCATGTTCGCGCTGCCCGCGGTCACCGCCTCCACCCACACCCGCAGCTCCGGGCACCTGTGGCTGGGGGAGACGGTCGCCACCGCCGGGCTGATCCTGCTGATCTTCTCCCTGGTCCGTACCGGCCGTGGCGCCCTCGCGGCACCCGCGGTCGGCGCCTACATCGGCGCGGCGTACTGGTCCACGTCCTCCACCTCGTTCGCCAACCCCGCCGTCACCATCGCGCGGGCCTTCACCGACACCTTCGCCGGGATCGCTCCCGGTTCGGTCGGCGGGTTCGTCGCCTTCCAGGTGATCGGCGCCGCCGTCGGCGTGGGGCTGGTGGTGGTGTTGTATCCGCACGCTGAGAAACTCGACCCGATTGAAAGGGCGTCCTGA
- a CDS encoding FAD-dependent oxidoreductase: protein MSGSLAGLPVVVIGAGPVGLAAAAHLAERDVDFLVLEAGDAVGAAIRQWGHVRLFSPWRYDIDAAARILLEKAGWTAPDEDGAPAGAELVEQYLVPLAGTPQIAPHLRLGHRVVAISRVGVDRVRSRSREFAPFLVRVEVDGQSTDLHARAVIDATGTWGTPNVLGASGLPARGEIDAAAFIDHALPDVLGAARDTYAGKHTLVVGAGHSAANTLLSLADLAEQEPGTRVSWAIRTGSAARSYGGGEDDALPARGALGSRLKKLVAEGRIELVNQFSAHAIRVLSNGSGAGNGDGSGDGGVEVESFDSRGVKKIVTVDRIVGATGFRPDHSIASELRLDLDPILGSTRALAPLIDPNEHSCGTVPPHGVDEVAHPEPDFYAIGMKSYGRAPTFLLATGYEQARSVVAALDGDWDAARDVRLELPATGVCSTTLPGDEGEAAGCCGTSEPVKVGLATGISGGLLAEPLTIVGTSGGSGCCS, encoded by the coding sequence ATGAGCGGGTCGTTGGCCGGACTTCCGGTCGTCGTCATCGGCGCGGGTCCGGTGGGCCTGGCCGCCGCCGCGCACTTGGCCGAGCGCGACGTCGACTTCCTGGTCCTGGAAGCCGGCGATGCGGTCGGTGCCGCGATCCGGCAGTGGGGCCACGTGCGGCTGTTCAGCCCGTGGCGTTACGACATCGACGCCGCCGCGCGGATCCTGCTGGAGAAAGCCGGCTGGACCGCGCCGGACGAGGACGGCGCTCCGGCCGGCGCCGAGCTGGTCGAGCAGTACCTCGTGCCGCTGGCCGGCACGCCGCAGATCGCGCCCCACCTGCGCCTCGGCCACCGGGTGGTGGCGATCAGTCGGGTCGGTGTGGACCGCGTCCGCTCCCGCAGCCGCGAGTTCGCCCCGTTCCTGGTTCGCGTCGAGGTCGACGGCCAGAGCACTGATCTGCACGCCCGCGCCGTCATCGATGCCACCGGTACCTGGGGCACCCCGAACGTCCTGGGCGCCTCGGGCTTGCCAGCGCGCGGCGAGATCGACGCCGCAGCCTTCATCGACCACGCGCTGCCGGACGTCCTCGGCGCCGCCCGCGACACCTACGCCGGCAAGCACACGCTGGTCGTCGGCGCCGGGCACTCGGCCGCGAACACCCTGCTGTCGCTGGCCGATCTCGCCGAGCAGGAACCCGGCACGCGCGTTTCGTGGGCGATTCGCACCGGCTCGGCCGCCCGCAGCTACGGCGGCGGCGAGGACGATGCGCTTCCGGCGCGCGGTGCCTTGGGCAGCCGGCTGAAGAAGCTCGTGGCCGAGGGGCGGATCGAGTTGGTGAACCAGTTCTCGGCTCACGCCATCAGGGTCCTGAGCAACGGCAGCGGCGCTGGCAACGGCGACGGTAGCGGCGACGGCGGCGTCGAGGTGGAGAGCTTTGACAGCCGTGGCGTGAAGAAGATCGTCACAGTCGACCGGATCGTCGGCGCGACGGGCTTCCGTCCCGATCACTCGATCGCCTCCGAGCTTCGCCTGGACCTGGACCCGATCCTGGGCTCCACCCGCGCGCTGGCCCCGTTGATCGACCCGAACGAGCACTCCTGCGGCACCGTCCCGCCGCACGGCGTGGACGAGGTGGCGCACCCCGAGCCGGACTTCTACGCCATCGGCATGAAGTCCTACGGCCGCGCCCCGACGTTCCTGCTCGCCACCGGCTACGAGCAGGCACGCTCGGTGGTCGCCGCGCTGGACGGGGACTGGGATGCCGCCCGTGACGTGCGGCTGGAGCTGCCCGCGACCGGCGTGTGCAGCACCACGCTGCCGGGTGACGAGGGCGAGGCCGCAGGCTGCTGCGGTACCTCCGAGCCGGTCAAGGTCGGCCTGGCCACCGGCATCTCCGGCGGGTTGCTGGCCGAGCCGCTGACGATCGTCGGCACCAGCGGCGGGTCGGGGTGTTGCAGCTGA